CTGGGCTAATGCAAAGCCCGATAGATCTCCTCGGCCAGCGCGGGCGAAATGCCCTCCACCGTGGCCAGATCCTGAACGCTGGCCGCTTCCACGCCGCGCACGCCGCCAAAGCGCTGCAGCAGGCGCGCGCGCTTGCGTGGGCCGACGCCGGCAATCTCCTCAATGCGGCTGCCGCCCACGCGCACCTTGGCGCGCTGCGCGCGCATGCCGGTGATGGCAAAGCGGTGCGCCTCGTCGCGGATCTGCGCGATCAGCATCAGCGCGGCCGAATCCTTGCCCAGGTAGACCTTTTCGCGCCCGTCGGCAAACACCAGCTCTTCCAGGCCCACCTTGCGGCCCTCGCCTTTTTCCACGCCGACGATCAGCGACAAGTCCAGGCCCAGCGCGGCAAACACCTCGCGCGCCATGGCCACCTGGCCCTTGCCGCCATCCACCAGCACCAGATCGGGCATGCGCACCCCGGGCGCCTCGCCTTCGGCGGATGTCTGCAGCGCCTCGGCGATCTTGGTGTACCGGCGCGTGAGCACCTGGCGCATGGCGGCGTAGTCGTCGCCGGGGGTGATGCCCTCGATCTTGTAGCGGCGGTATTCGCTGCTCATCATGCGGTTGGCCTGAAACACGACGCAGCTGGCCTGCGTGGCTTCGCCCGCGGTGTGGCTGATGTCGAAGCATTCGATGCGCAAGTCGCCCAGATCGGGCACGTCCAGGCCCAGCGCGTCGGCCAGCGCGCGGGTGCGCGCCAGTTGCGAGCCCTCTTCCGCCAGCAGCCGCGCCAGTTGCAGGCCGGCGTTTTGGCGCGCCATGTCCAGCCACACGCGGCGCTGCCCGCGCGGGGCGTGGGTGGCGCTGATCTTCACTTCTTCCTTGTCGGCCAGCGCCTGCAGCAATGAGCGCGACACGGGCTCGCTGGTGATCAGCTGCGGAGGCGCGGGCACGTGCAGGTAGTGCTGGGCGATGAAGGCGTCCAGCACCTGCGCCTCCAGCGTGGGCAGCTCTTCGTCGCTTTCATCCAGCGCCATGGCGGCGCCGTCTTCGACGTGGCTGGGAAAGTACGCCCGGTCGCCCAGGTGTCGCCCACCGCGCACCATGGCCAGGTTGACGCAGGCGCGCCCGCCCTGCACCTTGACGGCCAGGATGTCCACGTCCGCATCCCCGGCCACCTCGACCGCCTGCTGGTGCAGCACCGCCGACAGCGACGTGATCTGGTTGCGGATGTTGGCCGCCTGCTCAAACTCCAGCGCGTCGGCGTGGGCCATCATGCGCGCCTCCAGCTGGTGCAGCAGGTCTTGCGTTTCGCCGCGCAGAAACTGCTCGGCGTGCGCCACGTCGGCGGCGTAGTCCGCCTCGCTGATCAGCCGCACGCAGGGGCCCGTGCAGCGGCGGATCTGGTAGAGCAGGCAGGGCCGCGTGCGGTTGGCAAACACCGTGTCTTCGCAGGTGCGCAGGTGAAACACCTTTTGCATCAGCTGGATGGTTTCCTTGACCGCCCAGGCACCCGGATAGGGGCCGAAGTAGCGGTGCCGCTTGTCGGTGGCGCCGCGGTAGTAGGCCATGCGCGGATAGGCCGCTGGGCGTGGCGGGCCTTCGGCGCTGTCGTGCTCGTGCCCGGTGCCGGTGATCTTCAGGTAGGGGTAGCTTTTGTCGTCGCGAAAGACGATGTTGTACTTGGGCGCCAGCTGCTTGATCAGGTTGTTTTCCAGGATCAGCGCCTCGGCCTCTGAGCGCACCACCGTCGTTTCCATCCGCGCGATGCGCCGCACCATGTGGCCAATGCGCGTGCCACCGTGGTTCTTCTGGAAGTAGCTGGAAACGCGCTTTTTCAGGTTGCGCGCCTTGCCCACGTAAAGCACGTTGCCGGCTTCGTCGAAATAGCGGTAAACGCCCGGCAGGCCGGGCAAGGCGCCCACCTGGGCCAGCAGCGCTTCGGGGTGCGCCGGTAGGGAATCGGACATGCGCCTATTGTGGCGTGAGCGCGGCGCGGGCGTGGCCATCGCAGCGCGGCTGGCGGGCGTACCTTTGCCCGAAGCGCGTTGACCTGCTGGCTGCGTGGCGCAGGCCATCGTTGGCTACACGCCGCGCATTCAGCCCACAATCGCCACGTGCCTTCACCTTCAACCCACCCTGACCTTTGGGACATCTTCTGCCGCGTGATCGACAACCATGGCGATCTGGGCGTGTGCTGGCGCCTGGCGCGCGACCTGGTGGCGCGCGGTCAGCACGTGCGGCTGTGGGTGGACGATGCGTCCGCGCTGCACTGGATGGCACCCGGCGCGCTGCAGGGCGATGTGCCTGGCGTGCAGGTGCTGCCCTGGGCCAGGGCGCAGGATGCGCAAGCCGTGGCCGCGGTGACGGCGGAGGCCCCAGCCAAGGCTTGGGTAGAAGCCTTCGGCTGCGAGATTCCTCCTGAATTCATAGCTGCTGGCGCAGGCGCCACCAGCGCTGGAGGCCGATTTGACCCCCAACCGCCAGTCTGGCTGAACCTAGAATACCTGAGCGCTGAGCCGTATGTAGAGCGCATGCACGCCCTGCCCTCGCCCGTGCTGCGCGGGCCCGCGGCCGGCTGGACCAAGTGGTTCTTCTACCCCGGCTTTACCCCGCGCACGGGCGGGCTGCTGCGCGAAGCCGATCTGCCCTCGCGCCAGGGCATGTTCGACCGCGCCGCGTGGTTGCGCGCGCATAGCATCGACTGGCGGGGCGAGCGACTGGCTTCGCTGTTCTGCTACGAACCTACGGCTTTGCCCGCGCTGCTGATGCAGTGGGCAAATTCGACGCACGCACCGGAGCCCACCCGCCTGCTGGTGACGGCCGGGCGCGCCACAGCCGCAGTGCGGCATGCGATTGCACAAGAAAATGGCCTCCAGCGCTTGCTGCAAGAGCGCCAGCAGCTATCCATTTCATACCTCCCGCATCTGCCACAGACCGCCTACGACGAGCTGCTGTGGGCCTGCGACTTGAACTTCGTGCGCGGTGAAGATTCGCTGGTGCGCGCGCTGTGGGCGGGGCGCCCCTTCGTCTGGCAGATCTACCCGCAGCCCGAAGACGACGCCCACCACGCCAAGCTGCACGCATTTCTGGACTGGCTGCAGGCGCCGCCTTCGCTTCGGCGCTTTCACGACGCCTGGAACGACGTGCACCCTGCCGGGCAGGCCGCGCCGCCTTTGCTTTTGCCCGACGCGGCCGATGGGGCGACATGGCTGGCGGCCGCCCAGGCAGCCCGCGCGCGCCTGTTGGCCCAGCCCAGCCTGGCCGAGCAACTGATCGGGTTCGTGCAGGAAAAAGGCTAGAATTGCGGGCTTTGCGAAATTTGGCCGCCCGCTTTGTCATAGAGCGCAGCCCCCGCATTTCGCCTCTTGCCGCAGCGCGCCGCGCGTTCTTCACATCTTCGGTGCACGAGCGGCCACCACGCTCCCTTCACTCACTGGAAGACCCCTACACATGAAAATCGCTCAGGAAATCCGCGCCGGCAACGTCATCATGCACGGCAAGGATCCGATGATCGTCCTTCGCACCGAATACGCCCGTGGCGGCCGTGGTGCAGCCACCGTGCGCATGAAGCTCAAGGCGCTGCTCAACAACATGGGCACCGAAGTGGTGTTCAAGGCCGACGACAAGATGGACCAGGTCATCCTGGACCACAAAGAGTGCACCTACTCGTACTTCGCCGACCCGATGTACGTGTTCATGGACGGTGAATTCAACCAGTACGAAGTCGAAGCCGAGAACATGGGCGACGCACTGAACTACCTGGAAGACGGCATGGCCGTGGAAGTGGTCTTCTATGACGGCAAGGCCATCTCGGTCGAGCTGCCCACCACCGTGGTGCGCGAAGTCACCTGGACCGAGCCGGCCGTCAAGGGCGACACCTCGGGCAAGGTGCTCAAGCCTTCCAAGATCTCCACCGGCTTCGAAGTGGCCGTGCCGCTGTTCGTGGCGCAGGGCGACAAGATCGAGATCGACACCCGCACCGGCGAATACAAGAAACGCGTCTGATCTCAGGGGGACCGCTGCGGCGGTTCATCCGGCTCGAAAAAGGCTCCTGCGGGAGCCTTTTCGCTGCCTGTGACCGGCCGAGGACAGCACCCGATAGTGGCCCCACCCTTCCCCTAAACTGGCGCCCCATGGAAACCACTGAGAACCTCAAACAAGCCACCGGATCGCCTCTGGCCGACGCCTGGGCAGAGTTGCAGGCCCACGCCGATCGCGGCGAACCGCTGGACCCCGCCGCCTACCGCCTGGCCTTCGCCGACCCGGAATTCATGCTGCGCCGCGAAACGCGCGGCATCCGCTTTCAGCTGGAGCTGCTCAAGCCCGACCTGGAGCTGGCCGCCGCAGGCATCGACCACACCGTGGTGGTCTACGGCAGCGCACGCTTCGTCTCGCGCGAGGTGGCGGCCGAGCGCCTGGCGGCGGCCCGCGCGTCGGGCGACGCGCACGCCATTGCCCTGGCCGAGCGGTCTGAACGCACCTCGGTTTACTACGAACAGGCGCGCGAATTCGGTCAACTGGTGTCCCAATTCGGGCTGACGCAGCCGCCCAAGGAGCGCCTGTACATCTGCACCGGCGGCGGCCCCGGCATCATGGAAGCGGCCAACCGCGGCGCCCAGGAAGCCGGTGCGCCTTCGGTGGGTTTGAACATCACGCTGCCGCATGAGCAGTCGGGCAACCGCTACATCACGCCGGAGCTGTCGTTCAAGTTCCACTACTTCGCCCTGCGCAAGATGCATTTCTTGATGCGCGCGCAGGCGCTGGTGGTCTTCCCCGGCGGGTTCGGCACCATGGACGAGCTGTTCGAAGTGCTGACCCTGGTGCAAACGCGCAAGGTGCGCCGCGTGCCGGTGGTGCTGGTCGGCAGAGACTTCTGGACGCGCCTGCTGCACATGGACGCGATGCTGGAAGACGCCACCATCTCGGAAGAAGACCTGGAGCTGTTCAGGATCGTCGACACACCGCAAGAGGCGTGGGAAGTGGTTCGCAGCTTCTACAGCCTTTGAGCTGAGGTCGCTTGCGGCCAGCCACTGCGCTGCTAGGCCACGTGGCGGCCATCTGGCTGGTGACCTTGCCCGTGTGCGGTTGCGGACATGGCCGCGCCTTGCCGGGCCCACGCCAACGCCGCGCTGCACGCTGCGGCGTGCGTCGGCTCAGTGGCGTGAAACACCATGGCCTGGCAGCAATCCCGCCAGGCGTGGCAGCACCGCCACGGCGTTGCTGCTGGTCGCGGCAGCCAGCTCGTCCAGCGGCATGCCGCGCAGGCCCGCCACCGTTTGCGCAATGCGGGGCAACTCGCCCGGTTCGTTGCGGCCCTGGGGCTGCCCGGCGGCGCGGCCCTCGGCCGTGGTGTAGAGCCAGTGCGGCGGAATGTCCGGCGCGTCGGTTTCCATCACCATCGTGCCCAGTGGCAATTCTGCCGCCAAGGCCCGCAGTCGTGTCGCGCGTTCATACGTGGTGGCGCCGCCAAACCCCAGCTTGAAACCCATCGCCGCCAGGATGTCGGCCTGCTGGCGGCTGCCGTTGAAGGCGTGGGCGATTCCGCCAGGAGGCTCGAACTGCCGCAGACCCTTGAGGATTTGGTCAACCGAGCGGCGCACGTGCAGGATCACCGGCAGGCCGTGCTGGCGCGCCAGCCGCAGCTGCTCGCGATAGAAACGGTCTTGCCGCTCGCGCAGCGGGCCGGTGGTCAACTCGGGCACGAAGTAGTCCAAGCCGATCTCGCCCACGGCCACCAAGTGCGGGTCGCCCGCGTGCGCGGTCAGCGCTGCGTCCAATTGGCTGAGTGCGTCGTCCGCCGCCCGCCCCACGTACAGGGGGTGGATGCCCAGCGCGTAGCCATCGCCGAATCGCCGGGCCAGCAAGCGTGCTGCGTCAAAAGTGCGCACCTCAACCGCAGGAATCACACAGCGCGCCACGCCCGCCTGGGTGGCGCGGGCGCGCACCGCGTCCACGTCGGGCGCGAACTCCGGCGCATCCAGATGGCAGTGCGTATCGATCCAGACCGGCATGGCGCGATCATGCCCGACCTTGGCCGAAGGGCTTTGGCCTGACGAACATCCGGGCAAGCGTGCTACTGTGCGAATGTCCACGTTTTGCCTCAAGCACTGGGGGTTGCCTTGATGCGTCGACCCGCGCTCTACAGCCGCTCTTCCCACCGCGCGCCTGACATTGACAGCGCAAGCGCCGCTGCGGCGGCGCCCCCTGTTTCCGGCCCCTGCCCGTCCCCCGAGGCGCCCAATGCACGAGCGCACCGTTGGCGCCGCGTGCTGGCCCACCCGGCACTGCTGTGGGCTGCCATCGCACTGCTGGCTGGCGCGCTGCTTTGGCCCGCCATGCCTTGGCGCAAGCCGCCCGCGCGCGCCCTGACGCAGAACGACATCCACGCTGCCGTCATGCACACGCTCGCCACGAGGCACCTTCCGTCGCAGGTCGCGCGCGCCGCCGCCGCCGTGGGCCCTTCGGTGGTACGGGTCGAGGGCACGATCCCTGGACAAAAGCGCCGCAGGGGCAGCGCGGAACCGGGCAAGGGCGTGGGCAGCGGCGTGGTCATCATCGACGACGGCACCATCCTCACCAACCTGCACGTGGTGCAGACGGCCGAAAGCATCACCGTCGCCTTTGCCGACGGCACCGAAAGCCCGGCGGGCATCGTCAGCATCCAGCCTGAGAACGACCTGGCGGTGCTGCGCGCGCAGAAGCTGCCGGACGATCTGCAGGCCGCCACCCTGCGCTCCTCCGCCGACCTGAGGCCGGGCGAAGAAGTGGTAGCGATCGGCTTTCCGTTTGGCATCGGCCCTTCGGTGTCTTCGGGCGTGGTGTCGGGCGTAAGGCGCGGGTTTCGCTCGCCCGATGGGGGCCAGCAGATGAGCAACCTGATCCAGTTCGATGCCGCCGCCAACCCCGGCAATTCGGGCGGCCCTTTGGTGACGCTGGACGGTCAGGTGGTGGGCATCGTCACCGCCATCCTGAACCCCACGCCCGCGCGCACGTTCTTGGGCATTGGCTTTGCCGTGCCCATCGAAAACGCCGCGGCCGCAGCCGGGCAGCCGCCTTTCTGATACTCACTTTTTAGGAGCTGCCAGCGCATGTCCAGCAACGACGAAAGCCGTTTTCTTCTTAACCCTGACACGGCCGAGCTGATGGAGCGGGTCTTGTATGAAGTCAAGCGCGTGGTGGTCGGGCAAGACCGTTTTCTGGAGCGCGTCATGGTCGCGCTGCTGGCGGGCGGACACCTGCTGGTGGAAGGCGTGCCGGGGCTGGCCAAGACCCTCACCGTCAAGACGCTGGCCAGCGTGCTGCAGGGCGATTTCAAGCGCATTCAGTTCACGCCCGACCTGGTGCCGGCCGACCTGATGGGCACACGGCTGTACAACCAGAAAACGGGCGACTTCAGCACCGCACTGGGCCCGGTGTTCACGAATCTGCTGCTGGCCGATGAAATCAACCGTGCGCCCGCCAAGGTGCAAAGCGCGCTGCTGGAGGTGATGCAGGAGCGGCAGGTGACCATCGCCGGGCAAACGCATTTCGTGCCTGAGCCGTTCTTGGTGATGGCCACGCAGAACCCCATCGAAACCGAAGGCACCTACGCGCTGCCCGAGGCGCAGGTCGACCGTTTCATGATGAAAGTGCTGGTGGACTACCCCAATGACGAAGAGGAATTTGTGATCGCCCAGCGCGTGACGGGCCCGCGCATCTACGTGAACCCCGTGGCCACCATGGAACAGCTGGGTGCGCTGCAGCGCCAGTGCGCGCAGGTGTACGTGGACCCTTCACTGATGCAGTACGCGGTCAGGTTGGTGTCGGCCACGCGCTCACCCGCCCACGTCGGCTTGAAAGACCTGGCGCCGCTGGTCAGCTACGGTGCCAGCCCGCGCGCCACCATTGGGCTGATTCAGGGCGCCAAGGCGCTGGCGATGATGCGGGGGCGCAGCTACGCGCTGCCCGAAGACATGAGCGACCTGGTGCCTGATGTGCTGCGCCATCGCCTGGTGCTGTCGTACGAGGCGTTGTCCGAAGGCCTATCGGTCGATCACGCAGTGCTTCGCATCATGGCCAAGGTGCCCCCCCCGCCCAAGCCGCTGGCACCGGAAAGGCGGGCGGCGTAGCGATGAGACGCCCGCTGAGCCACCGCCCGCGCCGCCACCCGGTCGCTCGATGCTGCGCGATTCGGGGGGCGGGCAGCGCCGGTTTGCGCCGCCCATCCGGCGACAGTGTTGGATGCGCCGAGGGTGAACGGTCGGCCTTGGCGCTGCGCGCGCCCCACCGCAATGCGAGCCACGTCGCAACGCCTGTCCCCGCAGTCGGATGCCGGGCTTGAGCATGGCCTGGTTCCGCCGTCAACCTGCCCAGCCAGAACCGCACACGGCGCCAACTCCAAGCGCCGGGGCCGCCCGTGCGCCGCTGCATGGCCAAGCCGAGCGCCTGCTGCGTCGGCTGGAGTGGACGGTGCTCAAGCGCCTGGACGGGCAGCTGATGGGCGACTACCGCACGCTGATGCGCGGCGCCGGGCTGGATCTGGCCGATCTGCGTGAGTACCAGCTGCATGACGACGTGCGGCACATCGACTGGAACGTGACCGCGCGCTTGCAGGTACCGCACGTGCGCGTGTACACCGAAGACCGCGAGATGTCCGCCTGGTTCCTGCTGGACCTGAGCCCCTCGGTCGACTTTGGCTCAGGCCCGCAAAGCAAGCGCGATCTGTCTGTCGGATTCGTGGCGGTGCTGGCGCGCCTGCTCACGCAGCGCGGCAACCGCGTGGGCGCCCTGCTCTACGGCGCGGGCGTGGACCGCGTAGTGCCCGCGCGCACCGGCCGCCAGCATGTGTTGCACCTGCTGCACAGCATCCAGAAGAACCTGCACCCCACGGCGTTGGCCGACCGGGCCCAGGGCAACACGACGCGGCTGGCCGATCTGTTGAGCGCAGGCGTTCACAGCATTCGCCGCCGGTCGACGGTGTTCGTGGTGTCGGATTTCATCAGCGAGCCCGGCTGGGAAAAGCCCCTGGGCCAGTTGGCCCAGCGCCACGAGGTAGTGGCCGTGCGCTTGATCGACCTGCTAGAGCAGCACCTGCCCGACCTGGGCCTGCTCACCCTGCGTGACGCCGAAACCGGCGAACACCTGCTGGTCGACACCCACGATGCGGCCTTCCGCTACCGCTTTGCCACCGTCGCCGCCCAGCGCGAAGAAGCCTTGCACAGCGCGCTGGCCCGCGCGGGCGTGGACGCCCTGGAGCTGTCTACCGCAGACGACCTGGCCGAAGCCGTCATGCGGTTTGCCGAACTGCGCCGCCAGCGCACGCGCACCGGCGGCGGGCATACCCAGTTGGGCATGCCCCTGCACCTGCGCCCACGGACCCGATCGCGCGACAATGGGGCTCCAGCGAGCTGACCATGAACCGCACCTGGCCCGCCTTCCTGCACTGGCCCCAAGGCCTGCCTGAGCCGCACTTCCTGTGGCCGCAATTCCTGTGGCTGCTGCTGCTCTTGCCGGTGCTGGTGCTGCTGTACCTGGGGCTGCAGCGGCGCCGCAAGAAGCTGGCGGTGCGCTACGCCAGCCTTTCCATCGTGAGGGAAGCCGTGGGCCAACGCGTGGCTTGGCGCCGGCACGTGCCACCCTTGTTGATGCTGACGGCGCTGGCGGCCCTGATCGTGGCCAGCGCGCGGCCGGTCGCCGTGGTGTCGCTGCCCTCGAACCAGCAAACCATCATCCTGGCGATGGACGTGTCCGGCAGCATGCGCGCCACCGATGTCGAGCCCAACCGCCTGGTGGCGGCGCAGAATGCAGCCAAGGCTTTCCTGAAGGCGCTGCCGCGCGACGTGAAGGTGGGCGTGGTGGCCTTTGCCGGATCCGCCCAGGTGGCGCAGCTGCCCACGGTCAACCGGGACGACCTCGTCACCGCCATCGACCGCTTTCAGCTGCAGCGCGCCACGGCCACGGGCAACGCGATCGTGATTTCGCTGGCCACGCTGTTCCCCAACGCGGGCATCGAGCTGCAGCAGCTCAGCTTTGACCGCCAGCGTGCCCTGGGCCGACCACTGGACCAGGCGCCACCCACGCAGAACGAATTCATTCCCGTGCCGCCGGGCTCCTACAACTCGGCCGCCATCATCATGCTGACAGACGGCCAACGCACCACCGGCGTGGACCCTGTTGAAGCCGCCAAGATGGCCGCCGACCGTGGTGTGAAGGTCTACACCGTGGGCATTGGCACGGTGGACGGCGAAACCATCGGCTTTGAAGGCTGGTCGATGCGCGTGCGGCTGGACGAAGACACGCTGAAGGCCATCGCCCAGAAAACCGCCGCCGAGTACTACTACGCCGGCACCGCGCAAGACTTGCAGAAGGTGTACGAAAGCCTGTCCAGCCGCCTGACGCTGGAGAAAAAGGAAACCGAAGTAACATCGCTTTTTGCATTGCTGGGCGCCGCGCTGGTCCTGCTGGCCGGTGGGCTTTCCATGTGGTGGTTCAACCGTTTGCCGTAAGCCGGCCGACCACCTGGCGAATTGCGGCCCCGGCCTTGCAGGCGGCCGCTGCGGGCCTTGGGGTCCCACGGCAGATGAACGGAGTTTTTTTGCATTCATCATGACAACCCAACCCGCAAGCGCCCCACCCGACTGGCTCTACCTAGTGGCACAGGCCACGCAAGCCCCCTCAGGCCACAACAGCCAACCGTGGCTCTTCAAGCTCAACACGGACAGCATCGAGGTTCACCCCGACCTGAAGCGATCATTGCCTGCGGTCGATCCTGAGCACCGGGAGCTGTACGTCTCGCTAGGCTGTGCGGTTGAAAACCTCTGCCTTGCCGCCACAGAGAAAGGCTATGCCAGCCAGGTGACGGTGGCCGATTCCGGCATCATCACCGTGGCGCTGACCCACAACCCAGGCATCTCGCCCGACCCGTTGGCAACCCAGATTGGCTTGCGGCAAAGCAACCGCCGGGTCTATAGCGGCCGCTTGCTCTCAGAGCACACCGTCGCTCAGTTGGCGGCCACTGCACAGGGGGAAGGCGTCGGCCTTCACCTCTATCCGCGTGACACCCAGGCGTTCGAAGCGATTGCGGAATTCGTCTACCGGGGTAACACCGTGCAGATGCACGACGAAGCGTTCAAAACCGAGCTGAAGAGTTGGATGCGCTTCAACCGAAAGCACCAGGACAGCACGCTGGACGGCTTGAGCTACGCCGTTTTCGGCGCACCGAACTTGCCCGCCTTCCTATCTCGGCCGATCATGGCCATGCAGATCAACGCGGCCACGCAAAACAAGAACGACAGCCAGCGGTTCCAGTCCGCGTCGCACCTCGCGCTGTTCACCACCGCTTCGGACTCGCTGCGCGAACGGGTTGCGCTGGGGCGATCGCTGCAGCGCTTCTGGCTCACCGCCACCGCGCTCGGCGTGGCGTGCGCGCACCTTAACCAGCCCAACGAAGTGCCTCGCCTTGCGCGGGAGATGGCCGCAAGCCTACAGCTGGGCGCGGAACGCCCGACAGTGCTGCTTCGCCTGGGCTACGCAGACAAGTTGCCGTACTCCAAACGCCGGCCAGTCAGCGAAGTGCTAATGCCAAGCTGAAAAACCGGCGGCGCCTGCCAAGCGGCCGCAGCGCCTTCAGCCGGCTTGCCACGACGGCCCGCTCAGCGGGCGCGCTCCCACACCAGCCGCATCTGGTCAGAGGGTGGCAGTGGCGCCGGGCAACGTCCGTCGCCCTTGCCGCTGATGCCGCCTGTGGGCGCGCAGCGTGCATAGCCAGCAGCGTCGTGCAAGGTGTTCATGCGGTCGCAGCACGGCTCCACCAGATAAAAGGCCGGCTTGCCCTCGTACGTCAGCTGCCAGATTTGCTGCGGCTGCAGGCGCAGCGCCGACTGCGTGCGCTTGTGCAGCAGCGGCGGCAGCGGCACGAGCACCAGAACGGGCGCGTGCTGCGCGTTGGCAGGCTGCGAAGGCGCCGGGTAGAAAGGCGTCGTGGGCGCGGGCGCGCCCGGCAGTGAAGACGCTGGCGCTGCGGGCGACGTGCTGGTAGGCGTGGTGCAAGCCGCCAGCGCGGCCATCAGCGCCACAGCGCCCAGCTTGAAGAATGAATGCGCCCAAGGCGCGCTACGATCAGACATCCTGAAATTCCTTGCAGAAGCCTAGGCCGCCGTCGCTTGGCCCATCAACGTCACCGCGGCGCAGCCCTGGGGCTTGAGCACCCTCTCGGTCGACGCAGGATAGCGCGCCAGCTTGTCAGCACCCCGGCGCGGCCGCACCACCAGCTCGCCGCCGCAATTCGGGCAGCGCCGCCCAGCTTGGCTTGCGCGCAATCGGCGCAGAAGGTGCATTCGAACGAGCAGATACGCGCGTCGGCACTGCCCGGCGGCAGGACGCGGTCGCAGCATTCACAGTTGGGGCGCAGTTCGAGCATGACAGTGTCGGCAAACAGTCGCGGCGAGCATCACCGCCAGCTTATTGTGCCGCCACTGGCCAGCGCTTTGTCGATATCGCCAGCGGCGACCCAGGCGTCACCCTGCGCCGCGCAGGCCAGCTCAGGGGCTTGGGCTCACAGCGCGGGTTTCATTCCACTCTTTGCCCAGCGACGCAGCCGCACGCGCGGCCCGTCATTCCCCCGCCAGGCGCCCCCGCTCCAGCCGCAGCGTGCGGCCGCAGCGCTCGGCCAGGGATTCGTCGTGGGTGACCAGAACGAAGGCCGTGCCGTGGTTGCGGGCCAGCTGCAAGATCAGCTCGAACACGCTGTCGGCGGTGGCGCGGTCGAGGTTGCCGGTGGGCTCGTCGGCCAGCACGCAGGCGGGCTGCGTGACCAGGGCGCGGGCGATGGCCACGCGCTGGCGTTCGCCGCCCGACAGCTCGGCTGGGCGGTGGTGGATGCGCTCTTTCAAGCCGACCTGTGCCAGCATGCGTTCGGCCGATCGGGTGGCCTGGTCGCGCGCCTCGCGGCGAATCCACAGCGGCATGGCGACGTTGTCCAGCGCGCTGAATTCCGGCAGCAGGTGGTGAAACTGGTACACGAAACCCAGGTGCTGATTGCGCAGCATGCCCTGTGCAGAGGGCGACAGGCTGGCAAAGTCTTTCCCCAGCAGGCACACGCTGCCGGTGCTGGGGCTGTCCAGCCCGCCGAGCAGGTGCAGCAGCGTGCTCTTGCCAGAGCCGGATTGGCCGACGATGGCCACGGTTTCGCCCACGCGCACCTGCAGATCCAGCCCGTGCAGCACGGTCACGTCCAGCGGGCCTTCCTGAAAGCGTTTGGTCAGGCCTTTAGCGTCTAAAACGACGTTGGCGCTGGTGGCACCTGCGCTGCCAGCTATCGGATTCATAGCATTTTCAAGATTGGCCCCGCCAGCGCCGGGCCGCCCCAAGTCGGCTGCAGCCCC
This genomic interval from Ottowia oryzae contains the following:
- the earP gene encoding elongation factor P maturation arginine rhamnosyltransferase EarP, with the protein product MPSPSTHPDLWDIFCRVIDNHGDLGVCWRLARDLVARGQHVRLWVDDASALHWMAPGALQGDVPGVQVLPWARAQDAQAVAAVTAEAPAKAWVEAFGCEIPPEFIAAGAGATSAGGRFDPQPPVWLNLEYLSAEPYVERMHALPSPVLRGPAAGWTKWFFYPGFTPRTGGLLREADLPSRQGMFDRAAWLRAHSIDWRGERLASLFCYEPTALPALLMQWANSTHAPEPTRLLVTAGRATAAVRHAIAQENGLQRLLQERQQLSISYLPHLPQTAYDELLWACDLNFVRGEDSLVRALWAGRPFVWQIYPQPEDDAHHAKLHAFLDWLQAPPSLRRFHDAWNDVHPAGQAAPPLLLPDAADGATWLAAAQAARARLLAQPSLAEQLIGFVQEKG
- the efp gene encoding elongation factor P, whose amino-acid sequence is MKIAQEIRAGNVIMHGKDPMIVLRTEYARGGRGAATVRMKLKALLNNMGTEVVFKADDKMDQVILDHKECTYSYFADPMYVFMDGEFNQYEVEAENMGDALNYLEDGMAVEVVFYDGKAISVELPTTVVREVTWTEPAVKGDTSGKVLKPSKISTGFEVAVPLFVAQGDKIEIDTRTGEYKKRV
- a CDS encoding S1C family serine protease; the encoded protein is MRRPALYSRSSHRAPDIDSASAAAAAPPVSGPCPSPEAPNARAHRWRRVLAHPALLWAAIALLAGALLWPAMPWRKPPARALTQNDIHAAVMHTLATRHLPSQVARAAAAVGPSVVRVEGTIPGQKRRRGSAEPGKGVGSGVVIIDDGTILTNLHVVQTAESITVAFADGTESPAGIVSIQPENDLAVLRAQKLPDDLQAATLRSSADLRPGEEVVAIGFPFGIGPSVSSGVVSGVRRGFRSPDGGQQMSNLIQFDAAANPGNSGGPLVTLDGQVVGIVTAILNPTPARTFLGIGFAVPIENAAAAAGQPPF
- the uvrC gene encoding excinuclease ABC subunit UvrC, translating into MSDSLPAHPEALLAQVGALPGLPGVYRYFDEAGNVLYVGKARNLKKRVSSYFQKNHGGTRIGHMVRRIARMETTVVRSEAEALILENNLIKQLAPKYNIVFRDDKSYPYLKITGTGHEHDSAEGPPRPAAYPRMAYYRGATDKRHRYFGPYPGAWAVKETIQLMQKVFHLRTCEDTVFANRTRPCLLYQIRRCTGPCVRLISEADYAADVAHAEQFLRGETQDLLHQLEARMMAHADALEFEQAANIRNQITSLSAVLHQQAVEVAGDADVDILAVKVQGGRACVNLAMVRGGRHLGDRAYFPSHVEDGAAMALDESDEELPTLEAQVLDAFIAQHYLHVPAPPQLITSEPVSRSLLQALADKEEVKISATHAPRGQRRVWLDMARQNAGLQLARLLAEEGSQLARTRALADALGLDVPDLGDLRIECFDISHTAGEATQASCVVFQANRMMSSEYRRYKIEGITPGDDYAAMRQVLTRRYTKIAEALQTSAEGEAPGVRMPDLVLVDGGKGQVAMAREVFAALGLDLSLIVGVEKGEGRKVGLEELVFADGREKVYLGKDSAALMLIAQIRDEAHRFAITGMRAQRAKVRVGGSRIEEIAGVGPRKRARLLQRFGGVRGVEAASVQDLATVEGISPALAEEIYRALH
- a CDS encoding TIGR00730 family Rossman fold protein — translated: METTENLKQATGSPLADAWAELQAHADRGEPLDPAAYRLAFADPEFMLRRETRGIRFQLELLKPDLELAAAGIDHTVVVYGSARFVSREVAAERLAAARASGDAHAIALAERSERTSVYYEQAREFGQLVSQFGLTQPPKERLYICTGGGPGIMEAANRGAQEAGAPSVGLNITLPHEQSGNRYITPELSFKFHYFALRKMHFLMRAQALVVFPGGFGTMDELFEVLTLVQTRKVRRVPVVLVGRDFWTRLLHMDAMLEDATISEEDLELFRIVDTPQEAWEVVRSFYSL
- a CDS encoding TatD family hydrolase, whose protein sequence is MPVWIDTHCHLDAPEFAPDVDAVRARATQAGVARCVIPAVEVRTFDAARLLARRFGDGYALGIHPLYVGRAADDALSQLDAALTAHAGDPHLVAVGEIGLDYFVPELTTGPLRERQDRFYREQLRLARQHGLPVILHVRRSVDQILKGLRQFEPPGGIAHAFNGSRQQADILAAMGFKLGFGGATTYERATRLRALAAELPLGTMVMETDAPDIPPHWLYTTAEGRAAGQPQGRNEPGELPRIAQTVAGLRGMPLDELAAATSSNAVAVLPRLAGLLPGHGVSRH